Genomic segment of Apium graveolens cultivar Ventura chromosome 7, ASM990537v1, whole genome shotgun sequence:
AAGGTGGGTACAATCTGTCGTCAGGGAAGAATGGACAGCTGAGGTTTTTGATCTTGAGCTCCTTAGGTATCAAAATGTCGAAGAGGATATGGTTCAGCTTTTACAACTTGCTATCGACTGTTCTGCCCAGTATCCTGATAAACGTCCTTCAATGAACGAGGTATCACAGAGAATTCAAGAGCTTTGTGTCTCAGGCTCACAACATGATCCACAAAATGACATTATCGATACGGATTCCAATGCACCACCATCTTCCGGTGCAGTCTAAAAGACAATTAGCATTCTTTAAATgtttttatttgattatttttgGAGATATTTGTTCTGAAGTGAGGATTGTTTCATTGTTTCAACTGTGAATCTTTTTTTTCTAGCATACATTGTTCTCCATTGGCAATATTTGTATTTTACATTGTAATTTCTAAAGTAGCATAGTATTCTTTCTTGGTTTATTGAAGTGTGTATAACTTTTACCGTTCTTATGCTTGGTTGGAGAGCCCTGTAAGTACTTTATTCCTTCTTTTCTTGATATTCCAACTTTATTTTTTGCTTTCTATCCAGTATTTGACTTGGCTGTAAATTCTTTGTTAATTAGCAAGACACAATTCTTAACTAATTAAACAAGATCTGAGCTTTTAATGTGTGATATTGTGCCTGCACGTTAGTATGTCCTGTGACATTGAAATAGTTACAATGTTAAATGTAATGCCAACGAACAGCAACCCATGTGAGGGCAACTCTTTTTATATACTAGTGCATACACAAGTTGCATGGTGAAATTAAACCATCACATTATGTTTTGTTTCCACTGGTATGCTAGAGTTTTTTTTTGTAAATAGTTGTTAGATTTGTCTTTGAACACAGACTTCCAACAGAGCTATGCTAAGAGAAAAAGTTCTGCCAAATGTTTCCAGTGTCGCCATATTATTCTGTGCTAATTTATCATTTGTTGTGCTCTTGGATGAACAACTGTAAGTTACCTTCTAAAAATCcctgatttttaaaaatatcccaaattaattcttaaaaaatatttgaccgatctattttttgaaatccgaataatatttataaattatttttgaattatatatttcataataaatagataaatatattaaatcttattaaaatatttaaatatattcgaTTTTTGTTCCGATTAATCCCTCCGACTAATCCCCAATTTGCCGATTAATCCCTAATCAGTACCTAAACCGATTAGTACCGATTACCGATTTTTACAACTATGACTTTAACACCTTAATCTACGCAAACAAGTCAAAGTGACTTCCATAATGCACCCCAAGGAGAGGTTCAGCAAAATTAAATTCGATAGACAATTTTCTCAGAAATTCAACATATATTATTTGCATGATGCACATATGTAGCATTCTTAACCTTACTCCTAGCTTCTGCGCTCTTGAGGCGCATTTTTTCCCGAGCGGACTGTAAGTTTTATGGTCAATACGGAACACTAGCAATTGACTATGACAACAATTTTAACACCAGAAACACACATAACGACAAATTAAAAAAGAATTCTTCTTTAGTGTTGCATAAGCAAGTCTCATACTCACATGAAAAGTAAATTTAGAAGCGTGCACTAGAACTGGATTGTGGAAAAATCAGACTATCAAGATAATCCACGCCCAACGTTAGGAGTATATTCTCAAAACAAATTTGCAGAAATATCACTCACTTATTACAGGGATTCTCGAGAAATATTTTGACATTGCACAATTTCAAACAAATTTACAAATCACGCAGATCTAGTTGCGAAAGTTGTCACTTTGCTGTTTTAGAGTGTTTGATAAGCCAGTCCAAAACAATATCAATGTTCACGGAGTCCTTGCAAGAGATCATGTAGCAACTGACTTCTCTGTCTGTGATTGTATCTAGACCTCTGATACAATAGAGAGAATCGACGAAATGACAATTATGAATTGTAAATGTATGAAATTCAAATATTTTTGTATGCAAATTTGCTTGGTTAGTGAAAACGTACAGTTGATCCATCAATACTTGCTTTGAGAGAGCTTCTGACTTGTCTATTTTGTTTCCAAGAACAAGCAATGGGATTCCACTTAGCGAAGGTTTACTCAAGAGCTCATGCAGCTCTGTCCGTGATATTGGAACGCTGTCTCTGTCAGCAGCATCAACTACGTACCTGCTCTTTTTACAAATGATCAGAACTTATAGAAAAGGAGAGACTTAATTATCAAATCATTACTCAAATTAATTTATAAAGTTTACAAACTTGAATTAATGCAAACCCACATATGTTGCTTCAGCCAACTTCTTGTTAATATTAACAAACATTCAGGTGATACAGAAAAGAAAAAATTAAAGCAACCGAATGTAAGAAAATACAGTTTCTCACAAATGTCAACTAATTCTTGTTCTAGAAAACCACATACATCAAACCCAGTCGCCAACAAGAAAAATTTAAGGATAGACAAAATAGTTTCTGGCACTGCAAATGCATTTTGTCACtgaatattcataaaataatctAAAAGATGCAACAAAGATGAAAGGACAAGATATAGAAATTACAGAATCGAGGAAACGCCCCGACAATAACGCTCCCACATGGTGCGAAACCTCCGTTGACCTCCAAGATCCCAAAGCTTGATAGTTACATTGCCTTTTGTTACTTTCCGCATGTTAAAGCCAACCTGCTCAGAAATTGTAATTATTACAAAAATGTGAAGGATAAGATCTCCAAAATGAATCATTTGGCCAGATAGAGACCTACAGTTGGAATCATGTCTTCGCTGTAACCACCTGTCTGATGAATCACAAAAAACAGAATATTTAGTAGAACATATAAGTAATCTTGGGTTTAACTAGGACTGAGTTATGTGaaaatatgaacaaatatttaAAGCTTGAACTTCACTTACAGCAATAGCATTAACAAGAGATGTCTTTCCTGCATTCTGAAGACCTACCAAAGAAAGTTCCATTTCCTGTTTGTAAAATAAACTGGTATACAGGAACGTGAGAAGAGTGAATGACATACAATTTGACAATGCCAATAGCTTTTTTATGTTAATAGCAAATTACTAAATTACTAGCATTAGAAAAGAACAGGTAGAAGCATTATTTCCATCACCACGATATATAATTTCCCAAAGTAAAAAGGCAAAGGTGATTATGTCACAAGAACATATATTAAAGAAGCAAAAAAAAATGAATTTGCTAAAAGTGCAAAGAGTGGTTTACTTGCATGTTAGACCATTTTTTAAAGTTTTGTCTTCATCTTTATTTAAGACAAGAATTTGGCATAATTTGACTTGGGAGTAGTTTTATTACAATTTTACATAATTTCAAGCATATAGAGACAAAGTATATATTATCACATTTCTATAGTCCATTACTATATGATCGAGTAAAATGCACCCTATCAGACATCCTGCTGACTTCTGTAAACATATTTATGTTGCTCAGTGTAAGGAATTCACAAGGGTCGAAGCCAGTGTTGATTATCAAAGAAAGGGCAGAATGGGTAAAAAAGAGTCAAGGAAAGGATAAAACAGGCAAAGGAaaataaataaagaaaagaaGAATAGAAGCAAGGGAAGGGGGTATTTAAATAGAAAGAGATAGGGTTTGTAAGGCATGAGAATATTTATCTAAAAGTCGTCATTTATTTTGGGAGGCCGCCTCACCTCGAATTGGGGCAACTTGCAACCCTACTTTCAGAATTCCTTAACTAAGGTTATTTAAAATTGTAGTAATTAAGCCGGTGTTCAATATTTTACGTTTGAGTTCTCATTTCTGGAGTCAATTCACAacaaagtggtatcagagctgttGAGATCATGGGTCAGGAAGAACAGATCGCGTCGATTCAGGCTACAATAAGGAATACAGTAATCGAAGAAGTGTCAGCGGCCATAAAGGGGGCTGTAGTAGCGATGGAGACGGCGTTGACCAATCGATTTGTGAATAGTTTTGAAGAGATGTTTACAAAACAGGAGAAACAGATCGAAGAGACGACCAAACGTTTTAGAAGGGAGAATTAGCAGATCGAGAGAATACCAAGAATCATTAATCTCTTCGATTAAAGACGAACAAGTCAAGTTTCAGGTAGAAGTAAGAACAGCCTTATGCGAAGTGTTGGGTGTAAACAAAGGCCAAGGCAAATCAACAGAGATGATAGTCAGTACTAGTGGAGAGGTTACAAACATGGGTCGGTCTGGGAAAATGATGATGGGGGAGAAAAGCAACCATGGGAAAGGAGCGTTGTTTGGGGATAATAGTCACGTAAGAAGGGGTTCCGGTGGAGGTCCTGGGGAGGAGTGAGTTTTGGACAACCAATTCCAGGAGGAGGGGTTAGTTTTGGGCATCCAATCTCGGGAGGAGGAGCTAATTGGAGATTCAAAAAACTTGACATGCCTGGGTTTGATGGGAACAACCCAGATGGGTGGATTTTAAGAGCTGAGAGGTATCATAACTTTTACAGATTGACGGAGGAGGATAAATTAGAAGCAGCAGTGGTCGCACTTGAGGGGGACGCTTTATTATGGTAATATGGTTTCAGTGGGAACTGTCAAGGAACTGGTTACTCTAAAACCTCAAGGTGTTAGAGAATGGCCCTTtacaggatcttatattattctaacactatgggtcgaagagtggatcaCGGGCGCCCATCTTTGGGGCATAAATTTGCCTTTCATGTCCTTCATAAATTGTGAGAAATGTTGGGGGTGCCAGGGATCGAACCTGAGTCCTCTGTCAGtctgagctctgataccatgtcaagTAACCaactcatctaaaaccttaaggtgttagaggaaggccccaataggatcatatatttaacactccccgtcactcgaaagcccatttatgggtcgaagagtaGAACACCGGCGCCCATCTTTGGGACATAATTGCCTTTAGTGTCCACAATAAATTGTGAGAATATTGGGGGGAATCGAACCTTAGTTCTCCCGCCAgcctgagctctgataccatgttgagtaaccagctcatctaacacctactcaacatggtatcagagctcaggcTGGCAGATGACTCAGGTTCGATCCCTGCCACCCCCAACATTTCTCACAATTTATGAAGGACACGAAAGACAAATTTATGCCCCAAAGATAGGCGCCCAtgatccactcttcgacccataaatgggctttcgagtgagggggagtgctagaataatataagatcctggaaaGGGCCATTCTTTAACACCTTgatgttagaataatataagatcctggaaagggccattctctaacaccttgaggttttagagtaactggtttcttgacatggtatcagagcacagACTGTCAGAGGACTCAGATTCGATCCCTGCCACCCCCAATATTTCTCACAATTTATGAGGGACACGAAAGGCAAAATTATGCCCCAAAAATGGGCGCCCGTGATCCgctcttcgacccataaatgggctttcgagtgagggggagtgttagaataatataagatcctggaaaGGGCCATTCTCTAACACCTTGAGGTTTTAGAGTAACTGGTTCCTTGACAGGAACATCGTTGGCGACCGATTCAGACATGGGATGAGATAAAAATGATGTTACGAAAACAGTTTCGATCCAAAGCGTCAGGCACCCTGCACGAACAATGGTTGGGTCATAAGCAGAATGGAAGTGTGGTGGAATATAGGAGGAAATTCATCGAATTGTTGGCACCCTTGGAACGAGTGCCCGAGGAGATTGCAAAGGGTCAATTCTTGAATGGTTTAAAGGAGGAAATTAAAGTGGAGGTGAGATTGTTTGGATCGAAAAATCTGGATAATGCCATGGATTTGGCATTGATGGTAGAAGACAAATTGAGGGTTGGGTCTAACAGGAAATGGAAGCAAAAGACAGGGGGGTTTGCAACCAACAAAAATTCCTATCAACCCTCAACAACAACGTATTCGCAGAAGGGGAGTGCTTCAAGTTATTCAACAGGAACTTCATCTCCTCGAACATATGCATCAGGCCATACACCAGAATCAGGAGTTTCAGGGGGATTCTCGAGTGCCCGGATAGGGGAAGTGCGGAGGCTCACTGATGCCAAGTTACAAAGCTAAAGGGAAAAGGGACTGTGTTACAAATGTGATGACAAATGGTCAGTAGGACATCACTGCAATCGCCGTGAGCTCAGTGTGCTGGTAACATGTGAAGGAGAGGAAGAAGAGCCCGGATTAAGTCCTCACAGTGCACATTCCAAAGAGACAACTGAGGTACAACCTATCTCCCCTCAACCAGAAATTTCTTTGAATTCTGTTATGGGTATAACTAGTCCGCACATCCTGAAGTTGTTTGGAATTATAAAAGGACAGGAGGTAGTAGTAATGGTGGATCCAGGGGCCACACATAATTTCATATCGAAGGAGACCTTACAGAAATTAGGCATACCGGTGTTACCATCCAAAGAATTTCGTGTATCATTGGGGACTGGAGATTCTGTGATGGGAGAAGGGATATGTAAGTCAGTAGTTTTGGAATTGCAAGACATGGTGATTGTCCAAAATTTCCTACCTCTGGAACTAGGGAATTCAGATTTAATTATGGGCATCAAATCGCTCGAAACACCGGGGACTATGACAACTAACTGGAAGAAGCAAACCCTGCGTTTCCAACTGGGCAGTGGAAGTGGTGACATTGAGGGGAGATCCACCGTTGGGTAGGAGCGGTATTTCTATTAAAGCAATGTAGAGGAATCTAAAGAAGGAAAGGGGTGGATACTTGGTCGAATTTAACTTCTTACAAGCACCACAAGGGGACACAGAAGTTATACTAGGAGACCCAGCAGGACCATCATTTCTATCGCAATTATTGGATGAATATGGGGACGTATTTGAACTGCCAAAGGGTTTACCTCCAAAACGGAGTCACGATCACGCCATTGTGTTACAAGATGGTACCAGCCCAGTCAATGTGATACCATACCGATATCCACAACTGCAAAAAAAGGAGATAGAAAATTTGATCAAGGACATGTTAGCAACGAGCATCATCCAGTTAACTAGCCCATTTTCTAGCCCGGTATTACTCGTAAAAAAAAGGGTCTTGGCGATTCTGCGTAGACTACCGGGCACTAAATAAAGTCACCGTTCCGGACAAATACCCCATACCGGTGATTGATGAATTCTGGATGAACTCCAAGGAGCCACCATTTTCACCAAATAGGACTTAAAGTCCGGGTACCACCAAGTTAGAATGAAGACGGGAGACATGCCTAAAACAGCGTTCCGCATGCACGAagggcattatgaatttcttgtTCTGCCATTCGGATTAACCATTGGGCCAGTGACTTTCCAAGCAATTATGAATGAGGTCTTTCGCCCATATCTACGAAAATTCGTCTTAGTATTTTTCGAAGATAAATTGGTGTACAGTGGTAGTACTGAAGAAAATATGAAACACGTACAATTAGTACTTCAGCTGTTAAGAGATCATCAATTGTTGGTCAACAAGAAAAAGTGTGATTTCGGTAAACCCGAGGTGGCATATCTGGGCCATGTAATATCAGGAGCAGGGGTCTCTGTTGATCGGTCCAAGGTACAGGCAATGTTAGATTGGCCCATTCCGAGTACGGTAAAAGAACTGCGGGATTCCTCGACTCACGGGCtattacaagaaattcatagcCGGGTATGCAAAGATTGCAGCTCCTCTAACGGAACAATTAAAGAAAGACCAGTACCACTACTCAAGAACAGTCACTGATACTTCCAAAGCACTTAAAGAAGCAATGGTCACAGCCCCCATCTTAGCCTTACAAGATTTCGAGAAAATGTTCGTGATCGAAACGGATTCGTCTGGCTTTGGAGTGGGGGCGCTTTTATTACAAGAGAATCATCCTATGGCCTACTACATCAAATTGTTGGGCCTACGCTCTCGACTGAAACCGATTTATGAAAAGGAACTTATGGCGATAGTATTTGAAGTTTTGAAATGGCGACATTACCTAATGGAGAGAAAGTTTATTGTCCGAACGGACCAACAAAGTTTAAGATTTCTATTCGAGAAACGTGAGATTGGTATGGAGTATCAGAGATGGGTTGGAAAATTGATGGGTTTCACCTTCGAGATTCAATACAAAAAGGGGCCGTTAACAAAATTGCGAACGCTTTATCAAGGGAATTTGCAGGCTCAGTTGAGTTATCCACTTTAACCACCTCATGTGGTATGCAATGGGCTGAAATGCTACCACAggttaaaaatgatttttttattcGTCAAGTCACAAAGGACATTGAAGCTGGGCAGCTGGTAAAGGGTTATAGCCTTGATCAGGGCAACCTAAAATACAAAGGACGGCTAGTACTTCCTCCTAAATCAACTCTGGTGGCACAACTCTTACAAAAATATCATGATACACCTACTGGTGGGCATCCGGGCGACTTTAAAACTTATCAACGATTGGCTCAAGAGTGGTATTGGCCAGGGATGCGTAAAAGAGTTCAACAATATGTTCAAGAGTGCAATATGCCAGCAAAATAAAGCATCATCACCAAGTCCCGCAGGCCTTTTGCAGCCCCTACCCGTTCCCAGTAGGATATGGGAGAATATATCGATGGATTTTATTGAGGGCTTACCCCGTTACAATGGCGTTGACAGAGTCTTGGTAGTCGTGGATCGATTATCTAAGTATGGGCATTTTATTGGCATTAAAcatgttggggttaaacccaataggtagtatgggcttggtgatagaaaacataattgaattgggtaataattgtatgggtagacaattattatcataattgagttgggtaataattgtatgtgttgacaattattattataatgggaatgagtaataattgtatgggtagacaattataattgtaatcagattatgtatgtcttgttggctaagtttgtgatgacTATATATACACAGTCATGTatttgttttgatgtatgcttgagtattgtttgacttaagtatcgcttgagtgaataccgtttggtgagattgattgtattattattaattgttttgattaataatacaagttgggacgtgggtttttccgcgtcatatattgagtgtgtgttttgcattgtttgtttggttctatacttgtgtgtgttcACCCTAACAAAACACCCATTCATGGCTCAGTCAGTTGCCCAGGTTTTCATTCGAGAGGTAGTCCGTCACCATTGGTTTCCTTCCACCATCGTATTTGATAGGGATTGAGTTTTTTCAGCCTATTTTGGAAAGAACTTTTCAAAACTCAAGGATCGACATTACATAGAAGCACAGCCTACCACCCACAGTTCGACGGACAAACGGAAGTGGTGAAAAAAGTCATGGAAACATTTTTGCGGTGTTTTATTAATGGCCAGCCACGTTCTTGGGCAAAATGGTTGCCATGGTTGGAATTTTGGTACAATACTTCCTTTCAAGTATCAATTAATTGTTCTCCGTTTAAAGTGGTGGATTTTCAAGTGGGAGATTTTATTTATCTGAAGCTTCAACCATACAGATAAAAATCATTGGCTCACAGGCAATGGGAGATATTGGCATCCCGTTTTTATGGCCCATTTGCAATTACCAAAAAAATTGGCAAGGTGGCCTATCGTTTGGAATTACCACCCACTTCACACATCCATCCGGTTTTTCATGTTTCCTGCAGGGTCCCAACCGGTGTCTGCAACTTTACCGCCGCAGCTGACAGAAGAATTGGTGCTCGATGTGCAACCAGCAGCAGTGTTGGGAGTCAGAATACTAATAATACTGAAGTGCTTATGCAGTGGACAGGGTTGCCGGAATGGGAGGCCATGTTGGAAAGCTTTGATCAGATACAAGGAATGTTCCCCGATTTTCACCTTGAGGACAAGTAGGCAGTTTGGGTCTGAGGTAATGTAAGGAATTCACAAAGGTCGAAGCCAGTGTTGACTTATCAAAGAAAGGGCAGAATGGGAAAAAGAGTCGAGGAAAGTATAAAACAGGCAAAGGAaaataaataaagaaaagaaTAGAAGCAAGGGAAGGGGGTATTTAAATAGAAAGAGATAGGGTTTGTAAGACATGAGAATATTTATCTAAAAGTTGGCGTTTATTTTGGGAGGCTGCCTCACCTCGAATTGGGGCAACTTGTAACCCTACTTTCAGAATTCTTTAATTAAGCTTATTTAAAACTGCAGTAATTAAGCCGGTGTTCAATATTTTACGTTTGAGTTCTCATTTCTGGAGTCAATTCACAACACTAGGCAGCTCAGGTATGTTCTTATTTAACAGAGGCTATTTTAATATAGATCTTGCAAATAAATGATGCAAACTTAAACCTCTGAAACCTAATAAAGTATTAGCTCTTACATACTTCTTAGCAAATTTTAAATAGGTCCAATCAGATTTTTATTGAAGTACTGTTCCGATGTGCCATACTTCAAACAAAGAGTTATTCCCTTTCCTGAACAGTTACCCGAATCTTAACACCTGATGGCAGCCCAACCCCTTTAAATCAAAAGGCAGTAACCAACAGCTTTCCGTCACTGTTAACCACCAATTTGTAACTAGTAAGTTGTAAAAATTGCAATATATATGACTATTTCCATCTCTATTGGCAAGTCTCGTCTTAAGGTTTATAATAGTTGAAAATTGAAATGGCAATAGACTAAAGGTATCAATGTCTGAAAATTAATTAATACAAGGATGAGACAACAATAAAAAATACGCTTTGACAATCCCCTTGTGTAAATGTGGAACTTACATATGTTGTGAAAAAATTAAGATACATTAAATAGTTATACATAAAgttttgaagaaaataaaaagatAATGAACACACACCTAATTGAAAACTTTTACAGTTTTTGATAACCCTCCCGCACATATTTCAAGCAAGTTCTAATCAATCCAAAGCGACAAAACCATAGATTTATCCCTACATGTAGAGAGAGTGGTTGTTCAACTTCATCCAAAGAGTGAGTCAAGAACTTGGAGAATTCTTTCAAGCATAAAAGGAATATATGAATTTTGAAACTTGATCAGATGAGGAAAAAGAAATCTCTACTGAAATTTAAAATATATGAAACAGTGGAGTTCTCCTATTCCTACGTAAATTTTTATAATACTTACTCCCTCCGGAAAGCACCCATTGAAAAAATTCACAAAGTGCAACATACTTGACCGCATTTCATTCCTAATGAATACAGGGTCGGGAGAGGAGAAATGGGGGGGGGGTAAATTTCGTAATCCCTAGCAAATGATACTCCGATACGAAAGCTTCAAGTATTCGGTATCCATCATTCAAAAGGAAGGAGAAATTGAGGATAATGTCACAATGCATCACTACACTACACAGGGTGAGTAAGGCGGAGGCTTGGGTGCTGTTTGACAACTGCAAAGATAGCTCTGACGGTTAAGTTCTGAAGTAGCGAAAGTTGGAGGCGGCAGAAATGAGAATGTTGCGATGGACAGGTGGTCACACCATGATGGACTAAATATCAAATGGCGTCTTCAGAAAAGAGTCGGAAATTGCGCCTATTTTGGAGTTAGTAAAGTAACATATATATAgatatgtttatttaattaatatgTTGTTTAGTTATTAACATTTAAGTTATAAGGTGTTTAAAACTTGGTCAAATTTATGTATCAAACCAGAATAACCAATCCCTAAAAACACCAGTCTCTACAATATAGATAATTCAAATCGATGCAATTGGATGTCCAACTCGGGCTTATATAACATGACTGAAATTCATAAGATCTTTGTTTCTATCTCACTAGATCAAAAGCTATGGAAATCTATTATTATAAAACTTACAAATATTATAGAATATCCAACACAACTTGCACAATAGAGACAAGCAATACTCccttttttttaatatttgatatTTGACTTTTCTGCACACTTCTCGAAGTGCTTTGACTGgctaattaaaataattatttttaaaattttcttttatgtataaaaatatataacttatactaaaattcaaaaaaaaagaatttttaaaaataattattttaaatatgcTGTCAAAATACCTTAAATTACGTGTAGAAAAGTCAAACGACAAATATTAAAAAACAGAGGGAGTAGTAAACAAGGAATCAGCATAAGCTAACATTTATAATCGCATTACTACAATTATAACCTAAACCTAAAAATTACAAACAGAAAACTACAGCTGTCACAACAAATAGCAACCCACCATTGTAAGAAAACTGAAT
This window contains:
- the LOC141675300 gene encoding ADP-ribosylation factor-like protein 8c; this translates as MGLWDSLLNWLRSLFYKQEMELSLVGLQNAGKTSLVNAIATGGYSEDMIPTVGFNMRKVTKGNVTIKLWDLGGQRRFRTMWERYCRGVSSILYVVDAADRDSVPISRTELHELLSKPSLSGIPLLVLGNKIDKSEALSKQVLMDQLGLDTITDREVSCYMISCKDSVNIDIVLDWLIKHSKTAK